In Patagioenas fasciata isolate bPatFas1 chromosome 18, bPatFas1.hap1, whole genome shotgun sequence, a genomic segment contains:
- the LOC136109466 gene encoding uncharacterized protein isoform X3: protein MATRSLLEMLNAAIGTPHMGVVDLVALHKLLEAMIIGQQGQEEPSVLEPGQSLTRGLAKDQDSKKQPGQEKEEVGALGTGQQPWDPQEQLAGKDTLEGTGSDSKVTSMAKETMPKTTEEEESTVSKVDALAGPWVLPHETPPPLGSALPSCRPQPKGWVKPELPQQSTAGSRSPEPSPGLTPHPLSQERASLQDLWEEINKFKEAQSSLAEDMREMQEAMQKAHSGMAEDMREMQEAMQKAHSGMAQDIQEMKDAHSGLAEDMRALQEAHSGLAEDIQEIQETLGLEGAGGQSAPAEPTQVATDSQTRKSSALGPKGRGTQPGMETSKGTAGSGSPGMQAGTQGEPVTPVKLLGAPSDCTKSTDAGVTTPGMQPGSPGTQASTSGLEPGSLGTQATTHLGTQPGAPDAQASTSGMQPGSPGTHTTTPGVQPGSSSSQATIPGDAQEPAKPWGSSGSTIISSYESEMREVLSQVGQLGHLCADLKEQVEHLKSAKAEHADLENVRRLFPEGGRQSITSILADLQCQMSFLQDMARALHGQEEKISKVEDAPRKMRGAEAHRKADGSAKMTQQPRPKGQKVKAKRKELGKQQEPTQAELEQFAAEYVNKLVMETAQQLQAEQVDEPSATAQSGGHEQAGCHVCSSDTMVLLGKLLQRCEKLEEQVESLAQKAGGKVESYPKWRRQSLQQDEQLKCLQASIMQLQKDYEKFSSALANLQQDGQQEQKDIKKADKAALADKVSRSQFEACVERLNEMMEEVTSRVTDQERGWQWFKHELQREMLCKLDRRELGAFRQQQEERWKSLSGQLQKALQPERDDAAGIRKQLLPGFHCLSCDRPVNMLAPGPERTGECRYPTVPRSCGGPHTLTPPRFQPQPPSTPRPSQASARSPNKKDTMQLSGQDGTDGNQQDKQLSMMGGCQLSTTPRATPDTMTSRSRPDTPSLLLSTMMKHRPASSPGRLTLGLKLLPPIQPFRSESTP from the exons atggccacacgcAGTCTCTTGGAGATGCTGAATGCTGCCATAGGGACACCCCATATGGGGGTTGTGGACTTGGTGGCGCTCCACAAGTTGCTGGAGGCCATGATCATTGGGCAGCAGGGTCAGGAGgagccgtctgtcctggagccagggcagagcctgaCCCGCGGCCTGGCAAAAGACCAGGATAGCAAGaagcagcctggccaggagaaggaggaggtcgGAGCCCTGGGCACGGGGCAGCAGCCCTGGGATCCACAGGAACAGCTGGCTGGGAAGGACACACTAGAGGGGACCGGGAGCGACTCCAAGGTCACCTCCATGGCCAAGGAGACCatgccaaaaacaacagaagaggaagagagcaccgtctccaaggtagatgctcttgctggtccctgggtgctcccccacgagacgccccctcctctgggctccgcgctgccctcgtgccgccctcagcccaagggctgggttaagcccgagctcccacagcagagcacagcggggtccaggtccccggagccctcccctgggctcaccccccacccgctctcccaggaaagggcttcgcttcaggatctctgggaggagatcaacaagtttaaggaggcgcAGTCCAGCCTGGCAGAAGACATGCGGGAGATGCAGGAGGCCATGCAGAAGGCGCACTCTGGCATGGCAGAGGACATGCGAGAGATGCAGGAGGccatgcagaaggcgcattctggaATGGCacaggacatccaggagatgaaggacgCACAttccggcctggcagaggacatgcgtgccctgcaggaggcgcattccggactggcagaggacatccaggagatccaGGAGACGCTTGGCCTG gagggcgctgggggccagtctgcccccgccgagcccacccaggtggccacggaCAGCCAGaccaggaagagctcagcactggggccgaagggacgtgggacacagcctgggatggagaccagcaaggggactgcagggtctggctccccggggatgcaagcagggacacagggggaaccagtgacccctgtgaagttgttgGGCGCTCCCTCTGATTGCACGAAGTCTACTGATGCCGGTGTCACCACCCCGGGGATGCaaccaggatccccgggcactcAGGCCAGCACCTCTGGGCTGGAGCCAGGATCACtgggcacccaggccaccacccacctggggacacaaccaggggcccctgatgcccaggccagcacctcaggaaTGCAGCCaggatcacctgggacccacaccaccacccctggggtgcagcctgggtcctccagctcccaagccaccatcccaggggatgcccaagagccggccaagccctggggctcctcgggctccaccatcatctccagctacgagtcggagatgcgggaggttctctcacAGGTTGGGCAGCTTGGCCACCTCTGTGCTGATCTGAAAGAGCAGGTGGAGCACCTTaaatctgcaaaagcagaacacgcggatcttgagaacgtgcgccggctcttcccggagggag gccggcagagcatcaccagcatcctggccgacctccaGTGCCAGATGTcattcctgcaagacatggccagggccctccacgggcaggaggagaag ATCagcaaggtggaggatgctcccagaaagatgaggggggcTGAAGCCCataggaaagcagacggcagcgccaagatgacccaacagccgcg gcccaagggacagaaggtcaaagcaaagcggaaggagttggggaagcagcaggagccgacccaggccgagctggagcagtttgcggccgagtatgtgaataagttggtgatggagacagcgcagcagctgcaggcagag caggtgGACGAGCCGAGcgcgacggcgcagagcgggggacacgagcaggcAGGGTGCCACGTCTGCAGCTCGGACACCATGGTGCTGCTAGGGAAGCTtctccagcgctgcgagaagctcgaggagcaggtggagtccctggcccagaaggcgggcggcaaAGTGGAGAGTTAtccaaagtggaggagacag tccctgcagcaggacgagcagctcaagtgcctccaggccagcatcatgcagctccaaaaggactatgagaagttcagctcggcccttgcaaacctccagcaggatggccagcaggagcagaaggacatcaag aaagcagacaaggccgccctggctgacaaagtcagtcgcagccagtttgaggcgtgcgtgGAGCGGCTGAATGAAAtgatggaggaggtgacgagccgggtgacggacCAGGAGAGGGGCTGGCAATGGTTCAAGCATGAGCTCCAGAGGGAGATGCTCTGCAAG ctggaccgccgggagctgggggcgttccggcagcagcaggaggagcgttggaagagcctcagcgggcagctgcagaaggcgctgcagccagaacgtgacgatgccgctgggattaggaa gcagctgctgcctggtttccattgcctgtcctgcgaccggcccgtcaacatgctggcgcctggacc ggagcggacgggcgagtgcagataccccactgttccgcggagctgcgggggcccacacaccctcacgcccccgcgcttccagccccaaccgcccagcaccccacggccatCCCAAGCCagtgcccgcagccccaacaag aaggacacgatgcagctgtcgggccaggatggcactgatgggaaccaacAGGAcaagcagctctccatgatgggtgGCTGTCAGCTGtccacaacgccaagggccaccccagacaccatgacctcgaggagccggccag acACCCCCTCCTTGCTGCTATCCACCA